The Neobacillus sp. PS3-34 genome has a window encoding:
- a CDS encoding response regulator transcription factor encodes MIRVVFVDDHEMVRIGVSAYLSAQPDIEVVGEADNGKMGVELALELRPDIILMDLVMKEMDGIEATKQIVEQWPEAKVIIVTSFLDDEKVYPALEAGATSYMLKTSKASEIAEAVRSTYHGQSVLEPEVTGKMMLKMRQKNQHLPHEELTGRELEILLLMAEGKTNQEIADVLFIALKTVKTHVSNILSKLQVQDRTQAVIYAFKHSMVE; translated from the coding sequence ATGATTAGAGTAGTATTTGTGGATGACCATGAAATGGTGCGAATCGGTGTTTCCGCTTATTTATCGGCACAGCCTGATATTGAAGTAGTCGGGGAAGCAGATAATGGAAAGATGGGAGTGGAATTAGCTCTTGAACTTCGTCCGGATATCATTTTAATGGATCTGGTGATGAAGGAAATGGATGGCATCGAAGCGACAAAGCAGATTGTAGAGCAGTGGCCTGAGGCGAAGGTCATCATTGTAACGAGCTTTCTTGATGATGAAAAAGTCTATCCGGCACTTGAGGCAGGTGCGACCAGCTATATGCTAAAAACCTCCAAAGCAAGTGAAATTGCCGAGGCGGTACGCTCAACCTACCATGGGCAATCTGTGCTTGAACCGGAGGTAACTGGTAAAATGATGCTGAAAATGCGCCAGAAGAACCAGCATCTGCCCCACGAAGAGCTGACAGGGCGGGAGCTTGAAATCCTGCTGCTGATGGCAGAAGGCAAGACAAACCAGGAAATTGCTGACGTTTTATTTATAGCGTTAAAAACAGTTAAAACCCATGTCAGCAATATTCTCAGCAAACTGCAGGTACAGGACAGGACCCAGGCGGTTATTTATGCATTCAAACACTCAATGGTTGAGTAG
- a CDS encoding LuxR C-terminal-related transcriptional regulator: protein MERKVENLVLTGLELLGECEKPFIKDWETIYSTLKRRHYPFIEEMNYMLRFSFQLLSKKRLENADSFILSLMAEWRMRFSEDYDDFNAVFLVTLIENLFHKCLSDKSNSDFLQHQAIQSFFSKILDHSLLEQETEDRTEKWARMIIASNIFPMKWLAVVKKENRDVKIEKVVCSGEHQASQQLVDMCSSLKADEINVLSLAVSRLLSRSEENHQEVIHIPCLTDSLLICTDELREDISEQQIEFVRKMYLRQQKLHHLESKIEWKDAALLFLQRLMGANTAETAIQAISDGLVDYMPFKRCSLYLYAPDDTKRKGCYVNEDGMHLPILKNHLETLTHAQPLYVSNAAEILPEKYIHEHRLKSLVIVPLFVPAKNQLIGLALLDKGEASEFGVSHQTLTALIKLGHYAGELLYPFWNEALQQFRKQKSILSEREKEVLKLIAEGASINEAADRLHLSSYTVRDYVSAIIQKLDAKNRTDAAVKALKMKLIS from the coding sequence ATGGAACGAAAAGTGGAAAATCTCGTATTGACTGGGCTGGAGCTGTTAGGAGAATGTGAAAAGCCGTTTATTAAAGATTGGGAAACGATCTACTCCACATTGAAAAGACGCCATTATCCTTTTATAGAAGAGATGAACTACATGCTGCGCTTTAGCTTTCAGCTGCTTTCAAAGAAACGGCTGGAAAATGCCGATTCATTTATACTCTCCCTAATGGCAGAATGGAGGATGCGCTTCTCAGAGGACTACGATGATTTTAATGCTGTCTTCCTCGTAACTTTAATTGAAAACCTCTTTCATAAATGCCTATCAGATAAATCTAATTCTGATTTTTTACAGCACCAAGCTATCCAATCTTTTTTTTCAAAAATACTTGATCATTCCCTGCTGGAGCAGGAAACGGAAGATCGGACAGAAAAATGGGCAAGAATGATTATCGCTTCGAATATTTTTCCAATGAAATGGCTGGCAGTGGTGAAAAAGGAAAATAGAGATGTAAAAATCGAGAAGGTGGTTTGTTCCGGAGAACATCAAGCATCACAGCAATTGGTCGACATGTGTTCGAGTTTAAAAGCGGATGAGATAAACGTTCTCTCGCTTGCCGTAAGCAGATTGCTGAGTCGCTCTGAAGAAAATCATCAGGAGGTAATCCATATCCCCTGTTTGACTGATTCACTGTTGATTTGTACGGATGAATTAAGGGAGGATATTTCGGAGCAGCAAATCGAGTTTGTGAGAAAAATGTATCTTCGTCAGCAAAAGCTACACCATCTTGAATCAAAAATCGAATGGAAGGATGCAGCGCTTCTTTTCCTTCAACGGCTTATGGGGGCAAATACCGCAGAAACTGCCATACAGGCTATAAGCGACGGACTGGTTGACTATATGCCGTTTAAACGCTGCTCGCTCTACCTTTATGCCCCGGATGACACGAAAAGAAAGGGATGCTATGTTAATGAAGACGGAATGCACCTGCCGATATTAAAAAATCATCTGGAAACTTTAACACACGCCCAGCCACTGTATGTATCAAATGCTGCCGAGATTCTTCCTGAAAAATATATACATGAGCACCGTTTGAAATCTTTAGTTATTGTTCCACTTTTTGTTCCTGCAAAAAATCAATTGATAGGATTGGCTCTTTTAGACAAGGGAGAAGCCTCCGAGTTTGGCGTCAGCCATCAGACGCTTACAGCGTTGATCAAATTGGGCCATTATGCCGGTGAATTGCTTTATCCCTTCTGGAATGAGGCTCTGCAACAGTTCAGGAAACAAAAGAGCATCCTATCCGAGCGGGAAAAAGAGGTTCTGAAATTGATAGCTGAAGGCGCCTCAATAAATGAAGCTGCTGACCGCCTTCATTTAAGCAGCTACACCGTACGGGATTATGTATCCGCAATCATCCAAAAACTCGATGCCAAAAACCGAACTGATGCAGCTGTTAAGGCGTTGAAAATGAAACTGATTTCCTAG
- a CDS encoding PspA/IM30 family protein gives MSNLLTKIKNAVYADLHEALDQKEKQNPIMMLNQYLRQCEQETEKVRKLLERQNALKEEFTREYDHAVELAEKRKHQADIASKAGETTLYDFASQEHSQYAERAQRLSHVLQQAKQQLEELERKYGEMKHKLKDMNIRRMELMGRENITRAHNRINKVLEENTFSKKAFSGFQEAESFIDRLEHQVNSSYYRNTIDARIAQLEKEMKVEES, from the coding sequence ATGTCAAACTTATTAACAAAAATTAAAAATGCTGTTTACGCCGATTTACATGAAGCACTGGATCAAAAGGAAAAGCAAAACCCTATCATGATGCTGAACCAATATCTGCGCCAGTGTGAGCAGGAAACGGAAAAGGTACGAAAGTTGTTGGAACGCCAAAATGCATTAAAAGAGGAGTTCACACGTGAGTATGACCATGCCGTTGAGCTTGCTGAAAAGCGGAAACACCAGGCGGACATTGCCTCCAAAGCTGGAGAAACAACCCTGTATGATTTTGCATCCCAAGAACATAGCCAATATGCGGAACGTGCCCAGCGTCTTAGCCATGTACTTCAACAGGCAAAGCAGCAGCTGGAGGAATTGGAAAGGAAATACGGGGAAATGAAGCATAAGCTAAAGGATATGAATATCCGCCGGATGGAACTAATGGGTCGAGAAAATATCACACGTGCCCATAATCGTATTAACAAAGTTCTTGAAGAAAATACGTTCTCAAAAAAAGCATTTTCTGGCTTCCAGGAAGCAGAAAGCTTTATTGACAGGCTAGAACATCAGGTCAATAGCTCCTATTATCGCAATACCATCGATGCTCGTATCGCCCAGCTTGAAAAAGAAATGAAAGTTGAAGAAAGCTAG
- the liaF gene encoding cell wall-active antibiotics response protein LiaF: MFSRLKDDYPSWVVLIGSIILILDVTFYNKGLIFSLFFSGLMIYIGRKRASKKKGKFLFWGGIILACSSIFKLVTFRFLLVAILIHFVIQFGQSKKNPKKIDPIIQEPNHEKTNEAIIRTKPLFENILFGKQKTPEHSFEWNDINIQAGIGDTVIDFSYTVLPKGETVVFIRNFIGNIRVLVPYEIELSIHHSVIAGSTTIFGIQDSRMVNQVLHVQTPGYEQAVQKIKIFTSLAVGSLEVSRI, encoded by the coding sequence ATGTTTAGTAGACTTAAAGATGATTACCCCAGTTGGGTTGTATTAATTGGCAGCATTATATTAATTCTCGATGTAACCTTTTATAACAAAGGGCTTATCTTTTCCCTGTTTTTTTCAGGTTTAATGATTTATATTGGGCGGAAAAGGGCTTCGAAAAAAAAGGGAAAATTCCTTTTTTGGGGAGGAATCATCCTTGCCTGCTCCAGTATTTTTAAACTAGTGACCTTTAGATTCTTATTAGTAGCCATTCTTATACATTTTGTTATTCAGTTTGGACAGTCGAAGAAGAATCCTAAAAAAATAGATCCTATCATCCAAGAACCCAATCATGAGAAAACAAATGAAGCGATCATTAGAACCAAACCGCTTTTTGAAAATATCCTGTTTGGCAAACAAAAGACACCAGAACACTCTTTTGAGTGGAATGATATTAATATTCAAGCTGGTATTGGCGATACTGTGATTGATTTCAGCTATACGGTGCTTCCTAAGGGAGAAACAGTTGTTTTTATCCGTAATTTTATAGGCAATATCCGGGTGCTCGTACCATATGAAATAGAATTAAGCATTCATCATTCTGTAATAGCAGGCTCAACGACTATTTTTGGAATACAGGATAGCAGAATGGTTAATCAGGTTCTTCATGTGCAAACTCCTGGTTATGAACAAGCTGTACAAAAAATTAAAATCTTTACCTCACTTGCTGTTGGCAGTTTAGAGGTGAGCCGTATATGA
- the queF gene encoding preQ(1) synthase, with protein MAGRTDDELEGVTLLGNQGTKYLFNYTPEVLEAFDNKHANRDYFVKLNFPEFTSLCPKTGQPDFATIYISYIPGEKMVESKSLKLYLFSFRNHGDFHEDCMNIIMNDLIKLMDPRYIEVWGKFTPRGGISIDPYTNYGKPGTKYEQMAEYRLMNHDLYPEKIDNR; from the coding sequence ATGGCAGGTAGAACAGACGATGAATTGGAAGGTGTAACACTTCTAGGCAACCAGGGAACAAAATACTTATTTAATTATACTCCCGAGGTGTTAGAAGCATTCGATAATAAACATGCAAACCGTGATTACTTTGTAAAACTTAATTTCCCTGAATTTACGAGCCTGTGCCCGAAAACAGGGCAGCCTGATTTCGCTACGATTTATATCAGTTATATTCCAGGTGAGAAAATGGTGGAAAGCAAGTCACTTAAATTATATCTATTCAGCTTCAGGAATCATGGGGATTTCCATGAGGACTGCATGAATATCATCATGAATGATTTAATCAAGCTTATGGACCCAAGATATATTGAGGTTTGGGGGAAATTCACGCCAAGGGGCGGCATTTCCATTGATCCATATACAAACTATGGAAAGCCAGGCACCAAATACGAACAAATGGCTGAATACCGTTTAATGAACCACGATTTATATCCTGAAAAAATTGATAACCGCTAA
- the mscL gene encoding large-conductance mechanosensitive channel protein MscL gives MLNEFKKFAIKGNVIDLAVGVIIGAAFGKIVNSMVQDMLMPLIGLLMGGIDFTGLSIKVGSEELKYGLFIQTVVDFFIISFSVFMFVRIITHFKRKEEVKEKAVIIDKKEELLMEIRDLLKERKENETSSPSYPYE, from the coding sequence ATGTTGAATGAATTTAAAAAATTCGCTATAAAGGGCAATGTTATTGACCTTGCCGTGGGCGTAATTATTGGCGCTGCTTTCGGAAAAATTGTTAATTCTATGGTCCAGGATATGCTGATGCCGCTGATTGGCCTATTAATGGGCGGAATCGATTTCACCGGTCTTTCGATAAAGGTTGGGAGTGAGGAATTAAAATACGGCCTATTTATTCAGACGGTTGTCGACTTCTTTATTATTTCATTCTCTGTTTTTATGTTTGTAAGAATCATTACTCATTTTAAAAGAAAAGAAGAAGTTAAAGAGAAAGCTGTAATTATAGATAAAAAAGAGGAATTATTGATGGAAATCAGGGATTTATTAAAAGAAAGAAAAGAAAATGAAACTTCTAGTCCATCTTATCCGTATGAATAA
- a CDS encoding TrkA C-terminal domain-containing protein, with translation MDYLFIVIYIFIVLAVIELNVIFFTLTGLEKHISRFQVISMLTGTGFTTGESELIISHPVRRKLSAFLILFGAFSLAVIISSISNILAKNFFTLEIAYGAAFLIILLAVLKIPGLQNKLSKKFKGEMKKKYELEDLPIRDVFLTNEDNYFVEVPIHESSPSIGLTLRGIINEEDDINVLFIKRGSVVIRTERLDTELQAGDKVLLYGDKSVLRDKFNEEITAHEEKIIKGKQAEVDHL, from the coding sequence ATGGATTATTTATTTATAGTTATTTATATTTTTATCGTTCTGGCCGTCATTGAACTCAATGTTATTTTTTTTACCCTTACAGGGCTCGAAAAGCATATTTCAAGATTCCAGGTTATTTCGATGCTTACCGGTACTGGTTTTACTACCGGAGAATCCGAATTGATCATTTCACATCCTGTCAGAAGAAAGTTAAGTGCATTTTTGATTCTTTTCGGTGCGTTTTCATTGGCCGTCATTATATCATCGATCAGTAATATATTGGCCAAAAACTTTTTCACACTGGAAATTGCCTACGGTGCGGCTTTCCTTATTATCCTTTTAGCCGTATTAAAAATTCCTGGGCTGCAAAATAAACTTTCCAAAAAGTTTAAAGGAGAAATGAAAAAGAAGTATGAGCTCGAGGATTTGCCCATTCGCGATGTTTTTTTAACGAATGAAGACAACTATTTTGTAGAGGTTCCAATACACGAATCCTCCCCTAGTATTGGTCTTACCTTAAGGGGAATAATTAATGAAGAAGATGACATTAATGTCCTGTTTATTAAGCGTGGCAGTGTTGTAATCCGTACCGAAAGACTGGATACCGAACTCCAGGCTGGTGATAAGGTGCTGCTGTATGGAGACAAAAGCGTACTAAGGGATAAATTCAATGAAGAAATTACGGCCCATGAAGAAAAAATAATAAAGGGTAAACAAGCCGAGGTAGATCATTTATAA